In the Deinococcus radiophilus genome, one interval contains:
- a CDS encoding formate--tetrahydrofolate ligase, producing the protein MTTQKPLPSDLEIARQADLWPMAKVAQEAGIPEEDLIPYGRHVAKVDLDVLDKLKDRPQAKMIVVTAVTPTPLGEGKTTTSVGLAQGMAAIGENAMLTLRQPSMGPTFGVKGGAAGGGYSQIVPMETLNLHLTGDFHAITAAHNLLAAMIDAHLFHGNELNLDPQNISWRRVIDMNDRALRSVMVGLGPKEDGVPRQTGFDITAASEIMVIVSLCSGLRNLRERLGRIVVGFTYSGNPVTAKQIGAAGAMTAILKDAIQPNLMQTLEHTPALIHAGPFGNIATGNSSVLADLVGSRVSDYVITEAGFGADMGAERFFNVKCRVSGLTPSAAVLVVTVRALKTHSGRYRIVPGRPLPADMLKENPDDVLAGADNLRKHIEIVKSFGVTPVVAINVFHTDFDSEHAVIEKIAQEAGVRVAKSYHVVRGGAGAKELAQAVVDACGEDSTFTPTYEMNEPLITKIEKVARGVYGADGIELSAQAKKDLKRFEELGYGNLPVVIAKTHLSISSDPSLKGAPTGWTLPVREVRAAVGAGYVYAICGDMRTMPGLGKTPAAKNIDIDENGEIQGLF; encoded by the coding sequence ATGACAACCCAGAAACCGTTGCCGAGTGACCTCGAGATCGCCCGTCAGGCTGACCTGTGGCCCATGGCCAAGGTGGCTCAGGAAGCCGGGATTCCCGAAGAGGACTTGATTCCCTATGGCCGCCACGTCGCCAAGGTTGACCTGGACGTGTTGGACAAGCTCAAAGACCGCCCACAGGCCAAGATGATCGTGGTCACGGCGGTTACGCCCACCCCCCTGGGCGAGGGCAAAACCACCACCTCGGTGGGCTTGGCCCAGGGCATGGCCGCGATTGGCGAGAATGCCATGCTGACCCTGCGTCAACCCAGCATGGGGCCGACCTTCGGGGTCAAGGGCGGCGCGGCGGGCGGCGGCTACAGCCAGATTGTCCCGATGGAGACGCTGAACCTGCACCTGACCGGCGACTTTCATGCGATTACGGCGGCGCACAACCTGCTGGCAGCCATGATTGATGCACACCTCTTTCACGGCAACGAGCTGAATCTGGACCCCCAGAACATCTCCTGGCGGCGCGTGATCGATATGAACGACCGGGCGCTGCGGAGCGTGATGGTGGGCCTGGGACCGAAGGAAGACGGTGTGCCGCGTCAGACCGGATTCGACATCACCGCCGCGTCGGAGATCATGGTGATCGTCAGCCTGTGTTCGGGTCTGCGTAACCTGCGTGAGCGCCTGGGCCGCATCGTGGTGGGCTTTACGTACAGCGGCAACCCCGTGACCGCCAAGCAGATCGGCGCAGCAGGTGCGATGACGGCCATCCTCAAGGACGCCATTCAGCCCAACCTGATGCAGACCCTGGAACACACCCCCGCGCTGATTCATGCCGGGCCGTTTGGCAACATCGCCACCGGCAACTCCAGCGTGCTGGCCGATCTGGTGGGCAGCCGCGTGAGCGATTACGTGATTACTGAGGCGGGCTTCGGGGCCGACATGGGCGCTGAGCGCTTCTTCAACGTGAAGTGCCGGGTGTCGGGCCTGACCCCCAGCGCCGCCGTGCTGGTGGTGACGGTGCGGGCGCTCAAGACCCACTCGGGCCGCTACCGGATCGTGCCGGGTAGGCCCCTGCCTGCCGATATGCTCAAAGAAAACCCGGACGACGTGCTGGCCGGAGCCGATAACCTGCGTAAACACATCGAAATCGTCAAGAGCTTCGGGGTGACCCCGGTGGTGGCCATCAACGTCTTCCACACCGACTTCGACAGCGAACACGCCGTGATCGAAAAGATCGCGCAGGAGGCGGGTGTGCGCGTCGCCAAGTCCTACCATGTGGTGCGGGGCGGCGCAGGGGCCAAAGAACTGGCTCAGGCTGTCGTGGACGCCTGCGGCGAAGACAGCACCTTTACCCCCACCTACGAGATGAACGAGCCGCTGATCACCAAGATCGAAAAAGTGGCGCGGGGCGTGTACGGCGCTGACGGCATCGAGCTGAGTGCCCAGGCGAAAAAGGACCTCAAGCGCTTCGAGGAACTGGGCTACGGAAATCTGCCCGTGGTGATCGCCAAGACCCACCTGAGCATTTCGAGTGACCCCAGCCTCAAGGGCGCACCGACCGGCTGGACCCTGCCGGTGCGCGAAGTCCGCGCCGCCGTGGGCGCCGGATATGTGTACGCCATCTGCGGCGATATGCGGACCATGCCTGGCCTGGGCAAAACGCCCGCCGCCAAGAACATTGACATTGACGAGAACGGGGAGATTCAGGGCCTGTTCTGA
- a CDS encoding XdhC family protein — MDETFDDFLRAVTHLAVPAVVATLVGAGESRKPLGRRAIFLAGQEPLGSVTLGGCAEGALRKAADEICVSGQSRLLDVKLGSEEAYEFGMTCAGQVTVQLTPTPPAAALWRTVAQARSNGEVLRLVTPLGAGAVPFALLPSGEVVTDGQPDPALLAQAQALTLDEAVLDRQEGAFFETRLPPSELVIVGAGPIAPPLARMAVVAGLRVTVCDDRPGRLTPQRLPDAHALLLSAPDQDLRLPPLSARSSVVIISHDYAHEVPVLRQVLGADVPYVAMVASRRRGQAVLNFLAETGVEAEQLTRVRTPAGLDLGAETPAGIALSILAEVVAVLHGRTGGPLAQR; from the coding sequence GTGGACGAAACGTTTGACGATTTTCTACGTGCCGTGACTCACTTGGCTGTGCCCGCCGTGGTGGCGACCCTGGTGGGGGCCGGGGAGAGCCGCAAGCCGCTGGGTCGCCGGGCCATTTTTCTGGCGGGGCAAGAGCCGCTGGGTTCGGTCACGCTGGGCGGCTGCGCTGAAGGAGCACTCCGCAAAGCCGCCGATGAGATTTGCGTCAGCGGTCAATCCCGGTTGCTGGACGTGAAGCTGGGCAGCGAGGAAGCCTACGAATTTGGGATGACCTGCGCCGGACAAGTGACGGTTCAACTGACACCGACTCCGCCCGCTGCGGCACTGTGGAGAACGGTTGCCCAGGCGCGCTCAAACGGTGAGGTTCTGCGTCTTGTGACCCCGCTGGGAGCAGGCGCTGTTCCCTTTGCCCTGCTGCCTTCCGGCGAGGTGGTCACAGACGGTCAACCCGATCCGGCATTGTTGGCTCAGGCTCAAGCACTGACGCTGGACGAAGCAGTGTTGGATAGGCAAGAAGGTGCGTTTTTTGAAACGCGGTTGCCCCCTTCTGAACTGGTGATCGTGGGTGCCGGTCCCATTGCGCCCCCGCTGGCCCGCATGGCGGTGGTCGCCGGACTCCGGGTCACCGTTTGCGACGACCGCCCTGGTCGCCTCACACCTCAGCGCCTGCCGGATGCCCACGCCCTGCTGCTGAGTGCCCCAGACCAAGACCTCCGGCTGCCGCCACTCTCGGCGCGGTCCAGTGTGGTCATCATCTCACACGACTATGCCCATGAGGTGCCGGTGCTGCGGCAGGTGCTGGGGGCTGACGTGCCCTACGTGGCCATGGTGGCCAGCCGCCGCCGGGGGCAGGCAGTGCTGAATTTCCTGGCCGAAACTGGTGTAGAAGCCGAACAGCTGACGCGGGTCAGGACGCCAGCGGGACTGGACCTGGGGGCCGAGACACCTGCTGGAATTGCCCTGAGTATCCTGGCCGAAGTGGTAGCGGTACTGCACGGACGCACAGGCGGCCCACTCGCTCAGCGCTGA
- a CDS encoding nucleotidyltransferase family protein: MTKRSRPVLAGILLAAGQGKRMGQAASPFQAVPKPLVLLAGKPLIRWAAEALTDTADPFRLTVIPAGEAGRQIQAALEGLGFAYAINPTPELGLLSSFQAAVRALPEGLDGAVFSLADMPLISTATHRALRAAWKPGVQAVQCRFGEVSAPPLVVGAELFAPLLALDAADHGPRKLLQGAVTITCPPGELLDVDTPQALVQAETWLTLQR; this comes from the coding sequence GTGACTAAGCGCAGTAGACCGGTGCTGGCGGGCATCCTGCTGGCGGCTGGACAGGGGAAGCGGATGGGACAGGCCGCCTCCCCTTTTCAAGCCGTACCCAAGCCACTGGTCCTACTGGCCGGAAAGCCGCTGATTCGCTGGGCAGCCGAGGCGCTCACGGATACAGCTGACCCGTTCCGCCTGACGGTGATCCCAGCAGGCGAAGCTGGGCGGCAAATACAAGCGGCGCTGGAAGGTTTAGGGTTCGCCTACGCCATCAACCCAACACCGGAACTGGGCCTGCTCTCCTCATTTCAGGCGGCGGTCCGGGCACTGCCAGAGGGACTGGACGGAGCCGTCTTCAGCCTCGCCGATATGCCGCTGATCAGCACAGCAACACACCGGGCGCTGCGGGCGGCCTGGAAACCAGGTGTGCAGGCTGTCCAATGTCGTTTCGGAGAGGTCAGTGCTCCTCCCCTGGTGGTGGGAGCGGAACTGTTCGCGCCATTGCTGGCCCTTGACGCTGCCGATCACGGACCCCGTAAGCTGCTGCAAGGGGCGGTGACAATCACCTGTCCGCCGGGAGAATTGCTGGATGTGGACACACCGCAAGCTCTGGTCCAGGCTGAAACTTGGCTGACCCTTCAGCGCTGA
- a CDS encoding xanthine dehydrogenase family protein molybdopterin-binding subunit, translating to MSHKFDQPADINPLDQEKVLTRPHVRKEGPLKVTGQATYAYEYQEPENPAYGYMVGAGVARGRVKSVDVSAAEALPGVLLVLTHENMPAQGKSDTPVPQEDDATPQMPDDQVDYYHQAVAFVVAETYEQARAAAAAIVIEYDDQTGEGDYSLAEVMEDADKAGSDEESKDQKIGDFAAAFKRADVQLDVTYTTPYQSQSPMEPHASIAEWDGDQLTLYTSHQMVHWVHRGLSMTLNVPQKNIRIVAQFIGGGFGSKLMFYGDAVLSAVAARQLGRPVKCALTRPQIYNHTSHRPSTIQRLRFGTDGEGRIYAIGHDAYSGNLPGGSAETAANQTKLLYAGEHRLVRQRLSELHLPPGGSMRAPGEAVGLLALECAMDELAEKLDLDPIELRVINDISYDPAKGPERPFSSRRLVDCLRRGAEEFGWDQREAQPGARRDGEWLIGLGVASAFRGNLLKPSGATLRLEKGGKITLETQMTDIGTGSYTILGQTAAEMLGVGLDDVEVRLGDSEFPKSSGSGGSWGANSAGMGVYYAAEELRKVIAKAAGYDPKKAVFKDGEVWEGEKCTRLGSVAANADEPLEATVNASVGDLNKQYAQASFGAHFCEVAVHHLTAEIRVRRLLSVAAAGRIFNPVTARSQCLGGMTMGVGAALMEEMHVDGNLGLFINHDLAEYHVPVHADIPDLDVIFLEELDDKSSPLKGKGVGELGICGVGAAVANAIYNAAGVRIRDYPLTVDKVLAGWNEQAALTPRAGD from the coding sequence ATGAGCCACAAGTTCGACCAACCCGCCGACATCAATCCGCTGGACCAGGAAAAGGTGCTGACCCGGCCGCATGTCCGTAAAGAAGGCCCGCTGAAAGTGACCGGCCAGGCCACGTATGCCTACGAGTATCAGGAGCCGGAGAACCCGGCCTACGGCTACATGGTGGGCGCTGGTGTGGCCCGCGGCAGAGTCAAATCGGTGGATGTGAGCGCGGCAGAAGCCCTGCCCGGCGTGCTGCTGGTACTGACCCACGAGAACATGCCCGCTCAGGGCAAGAGTGACACTCCCGTGCCACAGGAGGATGACGCCACCCCGCAAATGCCCGACGATCAGGTGGATTACTACCACCAGGCGGTAGCCTTCGTGGTCGCTGAGACCTACGAGCAAGCCCGCGCCGCTGCCGCTGCCATCGTCATCGAATACGACGACCAGACCGGTGAAGGTGACTACTCGCTGGCCGAAGTCATGGAAGACGCTGACAAGGCGGGCAGCGATGAGGAGAGCAAGGACCAGAAGATTGGTGATTTCGCTGCTGCATTTAAGCGAGCCGACGTGCAGCTGGACGTGACCTACACCACGCCTTACCAGTCTCAGTCCCCGATGGAACCCCATGCCAGCATCGCCGAGTGGGACGGCGATCAGCTCACGCTGTACACCTCACACCAGATGGTGCACTGGGTTCACCGTGGCCTGTCCATGACCCTCAACGTGCCGCAAAAAAATATCCGTATCGTGGCGCAGTTCATCGGTGGGGGCTTCGGGTCCAAACTGATGTTCTACGGGGACGCCGTGCTGAGTGCAGTGGCCGCTCGCCAACTGGGCCGTCCGGTCAAGTGTGCCCTGACCCGTCCGCAGATTTATAACCACACCAGTCACCGGCCATCGACCATTCAGCGTCTGCGCTTCGGTACCGACGGCGAGGGGCGCATTTACGCCATCGGTCATGATGCTTACTCTGGAAATCTGCCGGGGGGGAGCGCCGAGACTGCGGCCAACCAGACCAAGCTGCTCTACGCCGGGGAACACCGCCTGGTGCGCCAGCGCCTGAGTGAACTGCACCTGCCGCCCGGCGGCTCCATGCGCGCGCCCGGCGAAGCGGTGGGCCTGCTCGCCCTGGAATGCGCTATGGACGAACTGGCCGAGAAACTGGACTTGGACCCTATCGAACTGCGCGTGATCAACGACATCAGTTACGATCCGGCCAAGGGGCCCGAACGGCCCTTTTCGAGCCGCCGGCTGGTGGACTGCCTGCGGCGCGGCGCCGAGGAATTCGGCTGGGATCAGCGTGAAGCGCAGCCGGGAGCGCGGCGCGACGGCGAGTGGTTGATCGGCCTGGGCGTGGCGAGTGCTTTCAGGGGCAACCTGCTCAAGCCCAGCGGCGCCACCCTCCGCCTGGAAAAAGGCGGCAAAATTACGTTGGAAACGCAGATGACCGACATCGGTACCGGGTCGTACACCATCTTGGGCCAAACTGCCGCCGAGATGCTGGGCGTGGGCCTGGACGACGTGGAGGTGCGCCTGGGCGATTCGGAATTTCCCAAGTCCAGTGGTTCGGGTGGTTCGTGGGGGGCCAACAGCGCCGGCATGGGCGTCTATTACGCCGCCGAGGAACTGCGCAAAGTCATCGCCAAGGCCGCTGGCTACGATCCCAAGAAAGCCGTGTTCAAAGATGGCGAGGTGTGGGAGGGTGAGAAATGCACCCGCCTGGGCAGCGTGGCCGCCAATGCGGACGAGCCGCTGGAGGCCACGGTCAATGCCAGCGTGGGCGACCTGAACAAGCAGTACGCGCAGGCCAGCTTTGGGGCACACTTCTGCGAAGTGGCGGTGCATCACCTGACCGCAGAAATCCGGGTGCGCCGCCTGCTGAGCGTGGCCGCTGCCGGGCGCATCTTTAACCCGGTCACGGCCCGCAGCCAGTGCCTGGGGGGCATGACGATGGGCGTGGGCGCAGCACTGATGGAAGAGATGCATGTGGACGGTAACCTGGGCCTGTTCATAAATCACGACCTGGCCGAATACCATGTGCCGGTCCATGCGGACATTCCCGATCTGGACGTGATCTTCCTGGAAGAACTGGATGACAAGTCCTCACCGCTCAAGGGCAAAGGCGTCGGCGAACTGGGCATCTGTGGGGTCGGCGCAGCTGTGGCCAACGCGATCTACAACGCTGCGGGTGTCCGGATTCGCGACTACCCGCTGACGGTAGACAAGGTGCTGGCCGGCTGGAATGAGCAAGCCGCACTGACACCCAGAGCCGGTGACTAA
- a CDS encoding FAD binding domain-containing protein encodes MKAFEYSRANSAGQAVDALGNGGKYLAGGTNLLDLMKLHIETPEQLVDLNRAGMDEITETEEGGLKIGALVRNTDLAAHPRVRQDYAVLSRAILAGASGQIRNRATTAGNLLQRTRCPYFYDTNLPCNKREPGTGCGAIDGYNRPLAVIGTSEHCIAQYPGDMAVALRVLDAEIHTLRPDGSERTISITDFHLLPGDTPHIETALEPGELITAVTLPAPLGGQHFYHKARDRQSYAFALVSVAAVVQADGTARVAFGGVAPKPWRVEAAEERWNEGAQAVTDTAFEGARPTDQNAFKLDLARRVVQTVMDAAQVQGGAA; translated from the coding sequence ATGAAAGCCTTTGAATACAGCCGGGCCAACTCGGCGGGGCAGGCGGTAGACGCGCTGGGGAACGGCGGCAAATACCTGGCCGGCGGCACCAATCTGCTGGATCTGATGAAGCTGCACATTGAGACACCGGAGCAACTGGTCGACCTGAACCGCGCTGGCATGGACGAAATCACGGAGACGGAAGAGGGTGGATTGAAAATCGGCGCGCTGGTCCGCAACACTGACCTGGCCGCACACCCGCGCGTGCGCCAGGACTACGCGGTGCTCAGCCGGGCCATTCTGGCTGGAGCGTCGGGGCAAATTCGCAACCGCGCCACCACGGCTGGCAATCTGCTGCAACGGACCCGCTGCCCGTACTTTTATGACACCAATCTGCCGTGCAACAAGCGTGAGCCCGGAACCGGCTGCGGCGCCATTGACGGCTACAACCGCCCCTTGGCAGTCATCGGGACCAGCGAGCACTGCATCGCCCAGTACCCCGGCGATATGGCGGTAGCCCTGCGCGTGCTGGACGCGGAAATTCACACCTTACGCCCGGACGGCAGTGAGCGCACCATCTCCATCACCGACTTTCACCTGCTGCCTGGGGACACCCCACACATTGAAACAGCGCTGGAACCGGGTGAGCTGATCACTGCCGTGACCCTGCCGGCACCGTTGGGAGGGCAACACTTTTATCACAAGGCCCGTGACCGCCAGTCTTACGCTTTCGCGCTCGTATCGGTTGCTGCCGTGGTGCAAGCCGACGGCACTGCGCGGGTGGCTTTTGGTGGGGTGGCCCCCAAACCCTGGCGGGTAGAGGCCGCCGAAGAGCGCTGGAACGAGGGTGCCCAGGCGGTGACAGATACGGCATTTGAGGGGGCCCGGCCCACCGATCAGAATGCCTTCAAGCTGGACCTGGCCCGCCGGGTGGTGCAGACCGTGATGGACGCCGCACAGGTGCAAGGAGGGGCCGCATGA
- a CDS encoding 2Fe-2S iron-sulfur cluster-binding protein, producing the protein MTQTSSNGFTDRSVPPTVAVRLTVNGQEQQLQLDPRVSLLDALREHLHLTGTKKGCDHGQCGACTVHVNGTRINSCLSLAVTHDGDEITTIEGLGRPEQLHPMQAAFVECDGFQCGYCTPGQIMAAVATLDEIGRGVPSHVTEDLNDVAYSDLEVRERMSGNICRCAAYPNIVQAVRQVHDGGAE; encoded by the coding sequence ATGACCCAGACCAGTTCTAACGGGTTCACTGACCGTTCTGTTCCGCCTACCGTGGCGGTTCGGCTGACGGTCAATGGCCAAGAGCAGCAACTCCAGTTGGATCCCCGCGTGAGCCTGCTGGACGCCCTGCGTGAGCATCTGCACCTGACCGGGACCAAGAAGGGATGTGACCATGGCCAGTGCGGGGCCTGTACGGTACATGTGAACGGTACCCGGATCAATTCCTGCCTGTCGTTGGCTGTCACCCACGACGGTGACGAAATTACCACTATTGAGGGACTGGGCCGTCCCGAGCAGCTACACCCCATGCAGGCCGCCTTTGTGGAGTGCGACGGCTTTCAGTGCGGCTACTGCACACCGGGACAGATCATGGCAGCAGTAGCGACTCTGGATGAGATCGGGCGCGGTGTTCCTAGCCACGTCACCGAAGACTTGAACGACGTCGCCTACTCAGATCTGGAAGTGCGTGAACGGATGTCCGGCAACATCTGCCGCTGCGCCGCCTATCCCAATATCGTGCAGGCGGTGCGGCAGGTCCATGATGGAGGCGCGGAATGA
- the fdhF gene encoding formate dehydrogenase subunit alpha: MTHAGDSSPTNNIGPKEPTVQLLFPPGPLHPKSGEWTEVQIDGVAHPAQLGEPLLDVINRSGTELAQVCYHPQLGAIQSCDTCTVEVDGHLIRACGTKVQAGQVVRTQTEAARAAQRDAYDRLIANHVLYCTVCDNNNGNCVVHNTLSTLRLQHQHRPYQPKGVPKDFSNPFYRYDPDQCILCGRCVEACQNVQVNETLSIDWEAEQPVVLWDGGAPIGDSSCVSCGHCVTVCPCNALMETSMLGEAGLMTDLPLPVFNAAVEAVKTVEPSSGLEAILQISDIESQAREGYIQKTKTVCTYCGVGCSFDIWTKGRHILKVEPQYGAANGISTCVKGKFGWDYVNSEDRLTSPLIREGNHFREVGWDEALDYVARRMTDIRAQYGANALSFIASSKCTNEEAFLVQKMARQVIGTNNVDNCSRYCQSPATVGLVRTVGYGGDSGTIKDLEQADLIIGIGTNTAESHPVLATRLKRAQKLGRQKIIMVDLREHEMARRADLFLQPKPASDFIWLSAVSRYILDNGLAAEEFLAEHTIGLDEYRASLEGYTLEYAAEATGWSVETLRDLAEMIAAHERVCIMWAMGVTQQCGGSETSTAISNLLLVTGNYARPGTGAYPLRGHNNVQGTSDMGAMPDQVSGYQKVADPEVRARFEAEWGTPISPERGLDNSQMVDAAIDGRLKAMWLTGEEMSLTDADVNHLIKGYEALELFVVQDLYFTNTARYADVILPATPSLEKEGTFTSTERRIQRLYAAMDPLPGTMPDWQIYQEVARRMGFEWNYSYPGDIMDEVARLSPMFAGVSYSRLQGYDTLCWPVAADGTDTPLLYTEGFNFADGKARLYPAEYVGRSDAPAAEYDLHLNSGRMLEHFHEGNMTFRVPGITAKTPDAFVEISPELAAERGVDTGDWVRVVSKNGALRLRALVTERVSGGELYIPMNSRDLEGSVNLLTGQNRDTVTNTPAYKDTAVRLEVLDSRGANPLPRHNFRYGHPTPQRGVEVERKWARPDYSFPDGSYHTPTGMDDHTQALGSDD; encoded by the coding sequence ATGACTCACGCTGGTGATTCAAGTCCAACCAACAACATTGGCCCCAAGGAGCCGACGGTGCAGCTGCTGTTTCCGCCTGGCCCGCTGCATCCCAAGAGCGGCGAGTGGACGGAAGTTCAGATTGATGGCGTCGCCCACCCCGCCCAGCTGGGTGAACCACTGCTGGACGTGATCAACCGCTCCGGCACCGAGCTGGCCCAGGTCTGCTATCACCCGCAGCTGGGGGCCATTCAGTCCTGTGATACCTGCACAGTCGAGGTGGACGGTCATCTCATCCGCGCCTGCGGCACCAAAGTGCAGGCTGGGCAGGTGGTCCGTACCCAGACCGAAGCGGCCCGCGCTGCGCAGCGCGACGCCTATGACCGCCTGATTGCCAACCATGTCCTGTACTGCACCGTCTGTGACAACAACAACGGCAACTGCGTGGTTCACAACACGCTCAGCACGCTGCGGCTGCAGCACCAACACCGTCCTTACCAGCCCAAAGGCGTCCCGAAAGACTTTTCCAATCCTTTTTACCGCTACGACCCCGATCAGTGCATCTTGTGCGGGCGCTGCGTGGAGGCCTGTCAGAACGTACAGGTCAATGAAACGCTCAGCATCGACTGGGAAGCCGAGCAGCCCGTGGTGCTGTGGGACGGTGGCGCTCCCATCGGTGACAGTTCATGCGTGAGCTGTGGTCACTGCGTGACGGTCTGTCCCTGCAACGCCCTGATGGAAACCTCCATGCTGGGCGAAGCGGGCCTGATGACCGATCTCCCACTGCCGGTGTTCAACGCTGCAGTAGAAGCCGTGAAGACAGTAGAACCCAGCAGCGGTCTGGAAGCCATCTTGCAGATTTCGGACATTGAGTCGCAGGCCCGCGAGGGGTACATCCAAAAGACCAAGACGGTCTGCACCTACTGCGGGGTGGGCTGCTCCTTTGACATCTGGACCAAGGGCCGCCACATCCTGAAAGTGGAGCCACAGTACGGAGCCGCCAACGGCATTTCCACCTGCGTGAAGGGCAAGTTCGGCTGGGACTACGTGAACAGCGAAGACCGCCTCACCTCTCCGCTGATCCGCGAGGGCAACCACTTCCGCGAAGTGGGCTGGGACGAGGCGCTGGACTACGTGGCCCGCCGCATGACCGACATCCGGGCGCAGTACGGGGCCAACGCCCTGTCGTTTATCGCCTCTAGCAAGTGCACCAACGAAGAAGCCTTTTTGGTGCAGAAGATGGCCCGGCAGGTGATCGGGACCAACAATGTGGACAACTGCTCGCGTTACTGCCAGAGCCCCGCCACGGTGGGCCTGGTGCGGACGGTGGGCTACGGCGGCGACTCCGGCACCATCAAGGATTTGGAGCAGGCCGATCTGATCATCGGCATCGGGACCAACACCGCCGAGAGCCATCCGGTGCTGGCCACCCGGCTCAAGCGGGCACAGAAGCTGGGCCGCCAGAAGATCATCATGGTGGATCTCCGCGAGCACGAGATGGCCCGCCGTGCTGATTTGTTCCTCCAGCCCAAACCCGCCAGTGACTTTATCTGGCTCTCGGCGGTGAGCCGCTACATTCTGGACAACGGTCTGGCCGCCGAGGAATTCCTCGCTGAGCACACCATAGGCCTGGACGAATACCGCGCCTCGCTGGAAGGCTACACCCTGGAGTACGCTGCCGAAGCCACCGGCTGGAGCGTAGAGACCTTGCGTGACCTGGCCGAAATGATCGCCGCGCACGAGCGCGTCTGCATCATGTGGGCGATGGGTGTGACGCAGCAGTGCGGTGGAAGTGAGACGAGCACGGCCATCTCCAACCTGCTGCTGGTCACGGGCAACTACGCTCGCCCTGGCACTGGCGCTTACCCCCTGCGCGGTCACAACAATGTGCAGGGCACCTCCGACATGGGGGCCATGCCCGATCAGGTGAGCGGCTACCAGAAAGTGGCCGACCCCGAAGTGCGTGCCCGCTTTGAAGCCGAATGGGGCACCCCCATCAGCCCTGAGCGCGGCCTGGACAACTCGCAGATGGTGGACGCCGCCATTGATGGTCGCCTCAAGGCCATGTGGCTGACCGGCGAGGAAATGAGCCTGACCGATGCCGACGTGAACCACCTGATCAAAGGTTACGAGGCGCTGGAGCTGTTTGTCGTGCAGGACCTGTACTTTACCAACACGGCCCGCTACGCCGACGTGATTCTGCCCGCCACGCCCAGCCTGGAAAAAGAAGGCACCTTCACTTCCACCGAGCGGCGTATTCAGCGGCTGTACGCAGCGATGGACCCGCTGCCCGGCACCATGCCCGACTGGCAGATCTATCAGGAAGTGGCCCGCCGGATGGGCTTCGAGTGGAACTACAGCTACCCCGGCGACATCATGGACGAGGTGGCCCGGCTCAGCCCGATGTTTGCTGGCGTTAGCTACAGCCGCTTGCAGGGCTATGACACCCTGTGCTGGCCGGTAGCCGCCGACGGCACCGATACGCCGCTGCTGTACACCGAGGGCTTTAACTTTGCCGACGGCAAGGCGCGGCTGTACCCCGCCGAATATGTGGGGCGCAGCGACGCTCCCGCCGCTGAGTATGACCTCCACCTGAACTCTGGGCGGATGCTGGAGCATTTCCACGAGGGCAATATGACCTTCCGGGTACCCGGCATCACCGCCAAGACCCCGGACGCTTTCGTGGAAATCAGCCCCGAGCTGGCTGCCGAGCGTGGCGTGGACACCGGAGACTGGGTGCGCGTAGTCAGCAAGAACGGCGCGTTGCGTCTGCGGGCTCTGGTCACCGAACGGGTAAGTGGCGGCGAGCTGTACATCCCCATGAACTCGCGTGATCTGGAAGGCAGCGTGAACCTGTTGACCGGCCAGAACCGCGACACGGTGACCAACACACCTGCCTATAAGGACACGGCGGTCCGCCTGGAAGTGCTGGACAGCCGCGGTGCCAACCCCTTGCCCCGCCACAATTTCCGCTACGGTCACCCCACTCCTCAGCGTGGCGTGGAAGTGGAGCGCAAGTGGGCACGTCCCGACTACAGCTTCCCTGACGGCAGTTATCACACGCCGACTGGGATGGACGACCATACCCAGGCGCTGGGCAGCGACGACTAA
- a CDS encoding DUF1641 domain-containing protein, which translates to MAKAIQYTPAPIQPGQRLDAATQQAEPALQEALVLLTELHERGGLELGIKLLRGGEGLTAAALEKVTGETSTNLLRNLVEVGKLAGAVDPRELEILMTAVGGGVKEAARNVELGRRPSLPETLKLLGDPDVQLALGAALGLLKGVGASLREQREQQGRTD; encoded by the coding sequence ATGGCAAAAGCAATTCAATACACCCCGGCCCCCATCCAACCTGGGCAGCGGCTGGACGCGGCAACCCAGCAAGCCGAACCGGCCTTACAAGAAGCCCTGGTCCTGCTGACCGAGCTGCATGAGCGCGGTGGGCTGGAACTGGGCATCAAGCTGCTGCGCGGCGGTGAGGGCCTGACTGCGGCGGCCCTGGAAAAAGTAACCGGCGAAACCAGCACCAACCTGCTGCGGAATCTGGTCGAAGTGGGCAAGCTGGCCGGCGCAGTGGATCCCCGCGAGCTGGAAATTCTGATGACGGCAGTGGGTGGTGGTGTGAAAGAAGCGGCGCGCAACGTGGAACTGGGCCGGCGCCCCTCGCTGCCTGAAACCCTCAAGCTGTTAGGTGATCCAGACGTACAGCTGGCGCTGGGTGCGGCCCTGGGTCTGCTCAAGGGCGTCGGCGCTTCTCTGCGTGAGCAGCGTGAACAGCAGGGGCGCACCGACTGA